In Streptomyces sp. SN-593, a single genomic region encodes these proteins:
- a CDS encoding helix-turn-helix domain-containing protein, with product MVRTPLTPEERARGERLGALLRTARGDRSMTAVAAAAGISAETLRKIETGRAPTPAFFTITALAGALGLSADRLAAECADPEPHALSA from the coding sequence ATGGTGCGAACTCCCCTCACCCCCGAAGAGCGGGCCCGCGGCGAACGTCTCGGCGCCCTGCTGCGCACAGCCCGCGGCGACCGCAGCATGACCGCCGTCGCGGCGGCCGCCGGCATCTCCGCGGAGACGCTGCGCAAGATCGAGACCGGTCGCGCTCCCACCCCGGCCTTCTTCACGATCACCGCCCTCGCCGGCGCCCTCGGCCTGTCCGCCGACCGGCTGGCCGCCGAGTGCGCCGACCCCGAGCCGCACGCCCTGAGCGCGTAG
- the map gene encoding type I methionyl aminopeptidase, translated as MVEIKTAAALDAMREAGRVVANALGAARSAAAVGVSLTELDEAARAVLAAAGASSPFLGYRPSFAPVPFPAVICASVNDAIVHGIPDDYRLCDGDLVSIDCGATLDGWTGDSAISFIVGTPRPEDVALIDATQRALDAGIAAAVVGNRIGDIGHATGGVARAAGCGMPADFGGHGIGRQMHEDPHVPGRGRPGRGFPLRHGLTLAIEPMLMSGGRDEYVTDADGWTLRTVDGSRAAHIEHTVAVTDEGPRVLTLP; from the coding sequence ATGGTCGAGATCAAGACGGCCGCGGCGCTGGACGCGATGCGCGAGGCGGGGCGGGTGGTCGCCAACGCGCTGGGCGCCGCGCGCTCGGCCGCCGCGGTCGGCGTCTCGCTCACCGAGCTGGACGAGGCCGCCCGCGCGGTCCTGGCCGCGGCGGGCGCGAGTTCGCCCTTCCTCGGCTACCGGCCGTCCTTCGCGCCCGTGCCGTTCCCCGCGGTGATCTGCGCCTCGGTCAACGACGCCATCGTGCACGGCATCCCGGACGACTACCGGCTGTGCGACGGCGACCTGGTCAGCATCGACTGCGGCGCCACGCTGGACGGCTGGACCGGCGACTCGGCGATCAGCTTCATCGTCGGCACCCCCCGCCCCGAGGACGTCGCGCTCATCGACGCCACCCAACGGGCGCTCGACGCCGGGATCGCCGCCGCCGTGGTCGGCAACCGGATCGGCGACATCGGCCACGCGACCGGAGGGGTGGCCCGCGCCGCCGGCTGCGGCATGCCCGCGGACTTCGGCGGCCACGGCATCGGGCGGCAGATGCACGAGGACCCGCACGTGCCCGGGCGAGGCCGCCCCGGCCGGGGATTCCCGCTGCGGCACGGCCTCACCCTGGCGATCGAGCCGATGCTGATGTCCGGCGGGCGCGACGAGTACGTCACCGACGCCGACGGCTGGACCCTGCGCACCGTCGACGGCAGCCGTGCCGCGCACATCGAGCACACCGTCGCCGTTACGGACGAGGGGCCGCGGGTGCTGACCCTGCCCTGA
- a CDS encoding MFS transporter, with translation MSDASAEPTAPVAVAGPRQEPIFTLPFVSLMTANGLLRICTYMLITVVPLYALHNGLSLTEAGLTTTFYMAAALVVRPLSGRLVDARGRFVVMLLGSVLYFVATGLYVLALPVWLLLAVRALQGLGFSFNGTAVMTLATDLIPESRMSEGIGYLGIEQTVAQIFAPWLALTVVNAYGYRAAFVVVFVLAGVNLLVRLPLGRVAKQHRRAGSGSGSGRGIEGAGDAGAGAVPGADAGAGAVPVVGAAPEDGPVVPVASGAAAGRAAPEPWWNRLVDRDAARPAAIMFFIMSGVAAVNTFLAAYTTGRGIADSGLFFTASGIMLAAARIAGGRLQRRFGTTPTITAGILSVAAGLLLVRWSPDLAVLMAGGACYGWGMGTAQPGMSALAVLVADKSRRGLANSTFFMAMDLSQAVDAAALGALAGLAGTGSVFLASAALVAASAVAFVALRSRIVP, from the coding sequence GTGAGTGACGCGAGCGCGGAGCCGACCGCCCCCGTCGCGGTGGCCGGGCCACGGCAGGAACCGATCTTCACCCTGCCCTTCGTGAGCCTGATGACGGCCAACGGGCTGCTGCGGATCTGCACCTACATGCTGATCACGGTCGTCCCGCTGTACGCCCTCCACAACGGCCTGTCGCTCACCGAGGCCGGCCTGACCACCACGTTCTACATGGCCGCCGCGCTCGTGGTCAGGCCGCTGTCGGGCCGGCTGGTGGACGCGCGCGGCCGGTTCGTCGTCATGCTCCTCGGTTCGGTGCTGTACTTCGTCGCGACCGGTCTGTACGTCCTCGCGCTGCCCGTGTGGCTGCTGCTGGCCGTGCGGGCGTTGCAGGGGCTGGGCTTCAGCTTCAACGGCACCGCGGTGATGACGCTCGCCACCGACCTGATCCCCGAGAGCCGGATGTCGGAGGGGATCGGCTACCTGGGCATCGAGCAGACCGTGGCGCAGATCTTCGCGCCGTGGCTGGCGCTGACGGTGGTCAACGCGTACGGCTACCGGGCCGCGTTCGTGGTCGTGTTCGTGCTGGCCGGGGTGAACCTGCTGGTCCGACTGCCGCTCGGGCGGGTCGCCAAGCAGCATCGGCGGGCTGGGAGCGGGAGCGGGAGTGGCAGGGGGATCGAGGGCGCGGGTGACGCGGGTGCGGGCGCCGTCCCGGGGGCCGACGCCGGTGCGGGCGCGGTGCCGGTCGTGGGCGCGGCTCCGGAGGACGGTCCGGTGGTTCCCGTCGCGTCCGGTGCGGCGGCCGGGCGGGCTGCTCCCGAACCCTGGTGGAACCGGCTGGTGGACCGGGACGCGGCGCGCCCGGCGGCCATCATGTTCTTCATCATGTCGGGCGTGGCGGCCGTCAACACGTTCCTGGCCGCGTACACGACAGGGCGCGGCATCGCCGACTCCGGCCTGTTCTTCACCGCCAGCGGCATCATGCTCGCGGCGGCCCGCATCGCCGGGGGCCGGCTGCAACGGCGGTTCGGCACGACGCCGACCATCACCGCGGGCATCCTGTCGGTGGCGGCCGGGCTGCTGCTCGTCCGCTGGTCGCCGGACCTGGCGGTGCTCATGGCCGGCGGGGCCTGCTACGGCTGGGGGATGGGCACCGCCCAGCCCGGGATGAGCGCGCTGGCGGTGCTGGTGGCGGACAAGTCACGGCGCGGGCTGGCGAACTCGACGTTCTTCATGGCGATGGACCTGTCCCAGGCGGTGGACGCCGCGGCCCTCGGCGCGCTCGCCGGCCTGGCGGGCACCGGCTCGGTGTTCCTCGCCTCCGCGGCGCTGGTGGCCGCGTCGGCGGTGGCGTTCGTGGCGCTGCGGTCGCGCATCGTCCCGTAG
- a CDS encoding IS110 family transposase yields the protein MTSMTHDGPRITGGVDTHGLTHHAAVIDSIGRHLADREFEATIRGYRYLLDWMRSHGDLVAVGVEGTGAYGAELARVLTAAGVTVFDVDRPDRKTRRMKGKSDPIDAYAAATAVLSGRAAGIPKSRDGVVEAVRVLRLARRSAVKARTQAMNQIRGLLVSAPAMLREQVAGLDRAALIRTLARLRPGEDLSRPLAATRGSLRRLARRLQALDTEITELDAEIGPLVKQAAPQLLELFGVGPETAGQLLASAGDNPERMRSQAAFAHLAGVAPIPASSGRTHRHRLNRGGDRAANNALHTIVLTRMRFDERTRAYVERRTKEGLNKKDIMRCLKRFVAREVYRALTTTPTERITQTNLAPAA from the coding sequence ATGACCAGCATGACGCACGACGGGCCGCGGATCACCGGCGGAGTCGACACCCACGGCCTGACCCACCACGCGGCCGTGATCGACTCCATCGGCCGGCACCTGGCCGATCGCGAGTTCGAGGCCACCATCCGCGGCTACCGGTACCTGCTGGACTGGATGCGCTCGCACGGCGACCTGGTCGCGGTCGGCGTCGAGGGCACCGGTGCCTACGGCGCCGAGCTCGCCCGCGTGCTGACCGCCGCCGGGGTCACCGTCTTCGACGTAGACCGGCCAGACCGCAAGACACGGCGGATGAAGGGCAAGTCCGACCCGATCGACGCCTATGCCGCCGCAACGGCCGTGCTCTCGGGCCGAGCCGCCGGCATCCCCAAGAGCCGGGACGGCGTGGTCGAGGCCGTGCGGGTCCTGCGACTCGCCCGCCGCAGCGCGGTCAAGGCCCGCACCCAGGCGATGAACCAGATCCGCGGCCTGCTGGTGTCGGCCCCCGCGATGCTGCGCGAGCAGGTCGCCGGTCTGGACCGGGCCGCGCTGATACGCACCCTGGCCCGGCTGCGACCCGGCGAGGACCTCTCGCGGCCGCTGGCGGCGACCCGGGGATCGTTGCGGCGCCTCGCCCGCCGTCTCCAGGCACTGGACACCGAGATCACCGAGCTGGACGCGGAGATCGGCCCGCTGGTCAAGCAGGCCGCCCCGCAGCTGCTGGAGCTGTTCGGGGTCGGGCCCGAGACCGCCGGCCAACTGCTCGCCTCCGCCGGGGACAACCCCGAACGAATGCGGTCGCAGGCCGCGTTCGCCCACCTGGCAGGAGTCGCACCGATCCCGGCGTCCTCCGGCCGCACACACCGCCACCGACTCAACCGCGGCGGCGACAGGGCCGCCAACAACGCCCTGCACACCATCGTCCTGACCCGCATGCGCTTCGACGAACGCACCCGCGCCTACGTCGAACGACGCACCAAGGAAGGGCTGAACAAGAAGGACATCATGCGCTGCCTCAAGCGATTCGTCGCCCGCGAGGTCTACCGCGCCCTGACCACCACACCAACGGAACGAATCACTCAAACCAACCTCGCACCGGCCGCTTGA
- a CDS encoding GNAT family N-acetyltransferase codes for MRNDLIVTQATAAEWDEIVAWTADEGWNPGHGDAAHFLPSDPAGFLVGRLGGRVVSAVSVVVYSPAYAFLGYYLVHPEHRGTGLGLTTWNAALPRARGRVIGLDGVPAQQAAYARAGFLPAYRNVRHTGRPRTAGAAADPAAALAVAPHHHRAIAAYDRGCFPAARPEFVARWLTGDGHTARVLLGADGGVRGYGVIRPAHQGHRIGPLFADSPEEAGVLFDALVATLPPGAEVAIDIPDLYPAAAKLAADRGLSATSECLRMYTGQAPASRVDAVYGTTTLELG; via the coding sequence ATGCGGAACGACCTCATCGTCACCCAGGCGACGGCTGCCGAGTGGGACGAGATCGTGGCGTGGACCGCCGACGAGGGCTGGAACCCCGGCCACGGCGACGCGGCCCACTTCCTCCCCAGCGATCCGGCCGGTTTCCTCGTCGGGCGGCTGGGCGGCCGCGTGGTGTCGGCCGTCTCCGTCGTCGTGTACTCCCCGGCGTACGCGTTCCTCGGCTACTACCTGGTGCACCCCGAACACCGCGGCACCGGCCTGGGCCTGACGACCTGGAACGCGGCGCTGCCCCGCGCCCGGGGCCGCGTGATCGGCCTCGACGGCGTGCCGGCCCAGCAGGCCGCCTACGCGCGCGCCGGCTTCCTCCCGGCGTACCGCAACGTGCGCCACACCGGCCGTCCCCGGACGGCCGGTGCGGCGGCGGACCCGGCCGCGGCCCTGGCGGTGGCACCGCACCACCACCGGGCGATCGCGGCGTACGACCGCGGCTGCTTCCCGGCCGCCCGCCCCGAGTTCGTCGCGCGCTGGCTCACCGGCGACGGCCACACCGCCCGGGTGCTGCTCGGCGCGGACGGCGGTGTCCGCGGGTACGGCGTGATCCGGCCGGCCCACCAGGGCCACCGCATCGGCCCGCTGTTCGCCGACAGCCCCGAGGAGGCCGGCGTCCTCTTCGACGCGCTCGTCGCCACGCTGCCGCCCGGCGCCGAGGTGGCCATCGACATCCCGGACCTGTACCCGGCCGCCGCGAAGCTCGCCGCCGACCGGGGCCTGAGCGCCACGTCGGAGTGCCTGCGGATGTACACCGGCCAGGCCCCGGCCAGCCGGGTCGACGCGGTCTACGGCACCACGACGCTCGAACTCGGCTGA
- a CDS encoding amino acid permease, protein MGYPRKLTRRFRAFDNFAISFTIINIISGIFSAFGMGMAGGGPRILIFGWIGVSVMVLFIGAAMGEIASAYPTSGALYFSAGKLARRHSGAWSWYTGWLNFIGQVAGTAATDYAAATFIQSYIAMQWDYTPTLRKTVLITAAVLLVHALLNTYTVRLVAVINRISVWWLIVGLLVIVISLVSVPSHHQHAGYAFHYANTTGFHSAVYAGLLGLLVTSWTFTGFDGSFHMSEETVQATVNAPKGIVRAIGYSALTGLILMVALVYSIRDYAAEVSSAAPPVQILLDALGQGLSKAILVIIIGSMLFCGLANMTSNTRMIFAFSRDGAMPGSRLWHSVSPRTRTPVKAVWLAAASSLVLVLPGWWSHTAFSAVVSVNVVGLFLSYGIPIFLRLRLKDEFQAGPWHLGRWSRPVGVVAVLWIITSNVLFMLPQATPITASTFNYAPIALAVVLVIATLWWFATARKSFHGPVSYGGPDEVAAMDLV, encoded by the coding sequence ATGGGCTATCCGCGCAAACTCACCCGGCGATTCCGGGCGTTCGACAACTTCGCGATCTCTTTCACCATCATCAACATCATATCCGGCATCTTCTCCGCCTTCGGGATGGGCATGGCCGGAGGCGGTCCGCGCATCCTGATCTTCGGCTGGATCGGCGTGTCGGTGATGGTGCTCTTCATCGGCGCCGCCATGGGTGAGATCGCCTCCGCCTACCCGACCAGCGGCGCGCTGTACTTCTCCGCCGGCAAGCTCGCCAGGCGGCACAGCGGCGCCTGGTCCTGGTACACCGGCTGGCTCAACTTCATCGGCCAGGTCGCGGGCACCGCCGCCACCGACTACGCGGCCGCGACGTTCATCCAGTCCTACATCGCCATGCAGTGGGACTACACGCCCACCCTCAGGAAGACCGTGCTGATCACCGCGGCCGTCCTGCTGGTCCACGCGCTGCTCAACACGTACACGGTCCGGCTGGTCGCCGTCATCAACCGGATCTCCGTGTGGTGGCTGATCGTCGGCCTGCTGGTGATCGTGATCTCGCTGGTCTCGGTGCCCTCCCACCACCAGCACGCGGGTTACGCGTTCCACTACGCCAACACCACCGGCTTCCACAGCGCGGTCTACGCGGGGCTGCTCGGCCTGCTGGTCACGAGTTGGACCTTCACCGGCTTCGACGGCAGCTTCCACATGTCCGAGGAGACCGTCCAGGCCACCGTCAACGCGCCCAAGGGCATCGTGCGCGCCATCGGCTACTCGGCGCTCACCGGGCTGATCCTCATGGTCGCCCTGGTCTACTCGATCCGCGACTACGCCGCAGAGGTCTCCTCGGCCGCCCCGCCGGTGCAGATCCTGCTCGACGCGCTCGGCCAGGGCCTGTCCAAGGCGATCCTGGTCATCATCATCGGCTCGATGCTCTTCTGCGGGCTGGCCAACATGACCTCCAACACCCGCATGATCTTCGCCTTCTCCCGTGACGGCGCCATGCCCGGCTCGCGGCTGTGGCACTCGGTCTCCCCGCGCACCCGCACGCCCGTCAAGGCCGTCTGGCTCGCCGCCGCCTCGTCGCTGGTGCTGGTGCTGCCGGGCTGGTGGTCGCACACCGCCTTCAGCGCGGTGGTCAGCGTCAACGTGGTGGGGCTGTTCCTCTCCTACGGCATCCCGATCTTCCTGCGGCTGCGGCTGAAGGACGAGTTCCAGGCCGGCCCGTGGCACCTGGGCCGCTGGAGCAGGCCCGTCGGTGTCGTCGCCGTGCTGTGGATCATCACCAGCAACGTGCTGTTCATGCTCCCGCAGGCCACCCCGATCACCGCGAGCACGTTCAACTACGCGCCGATCGCCCTCGCGGTGGTCCTGGTGATCGCGACCCTGTGGTGGTTCGCCACCGCCCGCAAGTCCTTCCACGGACCGGTCAGTTACGGCGGTCCCGACGAGGTGGCGGCGATGGATCTGGTCTGA
- a CDS encoding lamin tail domain-containing protein encodes MLAAGAVAGAAVTGAVLAPTPASASTGSVHVHKIYYNSPGVDRRTNTSLNAEYVQIANTTGKSANLKGWTITDASKHKYTFTTYTLGAHKTVTIHTGKGRNTAANRYQGRSAYVWNNDKDTATLRSSKGTKIDSCSYHSTRVASIMC; translated from the coding sequence ATGCTCGCCGCCGGAGCCGTGGCCGGGGCCGCCGTCACCGGGGCGGTGCTCGCGCCGACACCGGCGAGCGCGTCGACCGGTTCCGTGCATGTGCACAAGATCTACTACAACAGCCCGGGCGTGGATCGGCGCACGAACACCAGCCTCAACGCGGAGTACGTCCAGATAGCGAACACCACCGGCAAGTCGGCGAACTTGAAGGGGTGGACGATAACGGATGCGTCGAAGCACAAGTACACCTTCACCACTTACACACTCGGCGCTCACAAAACCGTGACCATACACACCGGCAAAGGCCGGAACACGGCGGCGAACCGGTACCAGGGGCGTTCCGCGTACGTCTGGAACAACGACAAGGACACGGCGACGCTGAGGTCCTCGAAGGGAACCAAGATCGACAGCTGCTCCTACCACTCGACGCGTGTCGCCTCCATCATGTGCTGA
- a CDS encoding glycoside hydrolase family 19 protein codes for MSRQRFIAFLTALAVAVGLAVLVPFASTASATDCAAAWSSSSVYTGGQTASYNGHNWSAKWWTQGETPGAADVWADQGGCGTSSGGTGGSTGGSSSCSYPAWVAGKSYVTGDIVQYSNGSDYIATHDNPGYDPTISTWYWSPYTCSGGGGTTPPSNGGFVVSEAQFNSMFPSRNPFYTYAGLTAALSAYPGFATTGSATVQKQEAAAFLANVSHETGGLVYIVEQNTSNYSHYCDTSQPYGCPAGQSAYYGRGPIQLSWNFNYKAAGDALGIDLLDNPNLVQTDPAVAWKTGLWYWDTQTGPGTMTPHNAMVNGAGFGETIRSINGSVECNGGNPAEVQDRVNAYENFTSILGVPAGSNLSC; via the coding sequence GTGTCGAGACAACGGTTCATCGCCTTCCTCACCGCGCTCGCCGTCGCGGTCGGCCTGGCAGTCCTGGTCCCCTTCGCATCCACCGCCTCGGCCACGGACTGCGCGGCCGCCTGGAGTTCCTCCTCCGTCTACACCGGCGGCCAGACCGCCTCCTACAACGGGCACAACTGGTCGGCGAAGTGGTGGACCCAGGGCGAGACGCCCGGCGCCGCCGACGTCTGGGCCGACCAGGGCGGCTGCGGCACCTCCAGCGGCGGCACCGGCGGCTCGACCGGAGGCAGCTCCAGTTGCAGCTACCCCGCCTGGGTCGCCGGCAAGAGCTACGTCACCGGTGACATCGTGCAGTACAGCAACGGCAGCGACTACATCGCCACCCACGACAACCCGGGCTACGACCCGACCATCAGCACCTGGTACTGGAGCCCGTACACCTGCTCCGGCGGTGGCGGCACCACGCCTCCGAGCAACGGCGGATTCGTCGTCAGCGAGGCCCAGTTCAACAGCATGTTCCCGAGCCGGAACCCCTTCTACACCTACGCCGGCCTCACCGCGGCCCTGAGCGCCTACCCGGGCTTCGCCACCACCGGCAGCGCCACCGTCCAGAAGCAGGAGGCCGCGGCCTTCCTGGCCAACGTCAGCCACGAGACCGGCGGGCTCGTCTACATCGTCGAGCAGAACACCTCCAACTACTCGCACTACTGCGACACCAGCCAGCCCTACGGATGCCCGGCCGGCCAGTCCGCCTACTACGGCCGCGGTCCGATCCAGCTGAGCTGGAACTTCAACTACAAGGCGGCCGGTGACGCGCTCGGCATCGACCTCCTCGACAACCCCAACCTGGTGCAGACCGACCCGGCCGTCGCCTGGAAGACCGGCCTCTGGTACTGGGACACCCAGACCGGACCGGGCACCATGACCCCGCACAACGCCATGGTCAACGGCGCCGGCTTCGGCGAGACCATCCGCAGCATCAACGGCAGTGTCGAGTGCAACGGCGGCAACCCGGCCGAGGTCCAGGACCGCGTCAACGCCTACGAGAACTTCACCTCGATCCTCGGCGTCCCCGCCGGAAGCAACCTCTCCTGCTGA
- a CDS encoding helix-turn-helix domain-containing protein translates to MSSAAGAGETDAFATLLRELKDRSGLSYGALAKRLHLSTSTLHRYCNGTALPNDYAPVERLARACRATPRELVELHRRWILADAARATRSAPAAPHERSTDVPADDPTHDEADDTADDRAGEPADGPAADRPHAPTRSAVPTGPDSTTSPTTSAGPGTPPDSPAPSEPSEPVVERLLPGPLSPRRRRTALIASATAAVLLAATTFLTHPWTGTGHDSRDQQAGATSPSTAADAEPPSATPSPTGQRHSPSASASATGTGTGTTGAPSAGPGRNAALPPTGSTGNAAPLTVGTRPYVYDSPCSQHFLVDSAPAQVGPPANEQDAPRWAAAYGAVSSDEQRVALTVQGTGAETVVLEALHVRALTKDAPLAWNDYSMGVGCGGGVDSKSFDIDLDDGSPTVTVKNGQRDFPYKVSESDPEVFYVTAHTKAHDVRWDLSLDWSSGNRHGTVRIDDDGLPFRTSADVDRPGYDYPLGGSDWITRDN, encoded by the coding sequence TTGTCGAGTGCGGCGGGGGCAGGGGAGACGGACGCGTTCGCCACGCTCCTGCGCGAACTCAAGGACCGGTCGGGCCTGAGCTACGGGGCGCTGGCCAAGCGGCTGCACCTGAGCACCTCGACCCTGCACCGCTACTGCAACGGGACCGCCCTTCCCAACGACTACGCCCCGGTCGAACGCCTCGCCCGTGCCTGCCGCGCCACACCGCGGGAACTCGTCGAACTGCACCGCCGCTGGATCCTCGCGGACGCCGCCCGCGCCACCAGGAGCGCCCCGGCGGCGCCGCACGAGCGCAGCACGGACGTCCCGGCGGACGATCCGACCCACGACGAGGCGGACGACACGGCAGACGATCGTGCGGGCGAGCCGGCGGACGGCCCTGCGGCGGACCGACCGCATGCGCCCACCCGGTCCGCCGTGCCCACCGGACCGGACTCCACCACCTCCCCCACCACGTCTGCCGGTCCCGGCACTCCCCCGGATTCGCCCGCACCGTCCGAGCCGTCCGAACCCGTCGTCGAGCGACTGCTCCCCGGCCCCCTCTCGCCGCGGCGCCGCCGCACCGCCCTGATCGCCTCCGCCACGGCCGCCGTCCTCCTCGCGGCCACCACGTTCCTCACCCATCCCTGGACCGGCACCGGCCACGACTCCCGGGACCAGCAGGCCGGCGCCACATCTCCCAGCACCGCGGCCGACGCCGAACCGCCCTCCGCCACCCCGTCCCCGACCGGACAGCGCCACTCCCCCTCCGCCTCGGCATCCGCCACCGGTACGGGCACGGGCACGACCGGCGCTCCCTCGGCCGGTCCGGGACGGAATGCCGCACTCCCTCCCACCGGCAGCACCGGCAACGCCGCCCCGCTCACCGTCGGCACCCGCCCCTACGTCTACGACAGCCCCTGTAGCCAGCACTTCCTCGTCGACAGCGCGCCCGCCCAGGTCGGTCCGCCGGCGAACGAGCAGGACGCGCCCCGCTGGGCCGCCGCGTACGGCGCGGTCTCCTCGGACGAGCAGCGCGTCGCCCTCACCGTCCAGGGCACCGGCGCGGAGACCGTCGTCCTGGAGGCCCTGCACGTCCGCGCCCTCACCAAGGACGCGCCCCTCGCCTGGAACGACTACTCCATGGGGGTCGGGTGCGGCGGCGGCGTCGACTCCAAGTCCTTCGACATCGACCTGGACGACGGCAGCCCCACCGTCACCGTGAAGAACGGCCAGCGCGACTTCCCCTACAAGGTCAGCGAGTCCGACCCCGAGGTCTTCTACGTCACCGCCCACACCAAGGCGCACGACGTCCGCTGGGACCTGAGCCTGGACTGGTCCAGCGGCAACCGCCACGGCACCGTCCGCATCGACGACGACGGTCTCCCGTTCCGCACCAGCGCCGACGTCGACCGTCCCGGCTACGACTACCCGCTCGGCGGCAGCGACTGGATCACGCGCGACAACTGA
- a CDS encoding AraC family transcriptional regulator, with the protein MLGVGYAAAGTAASVPIEVRRFPATPVLAGPVSRQPVRPDFHVVGLVTGGSGRHEIDFRPARLAAGAVFWVRPGQVHHVVDHAGLHGVLLLFTGDVLVPGTTVAAFADSAARAAQAAQASQWRADPRDALTRIGIEHLEVLLARGPDRRDAADALRLALAPLVGAAPRVAAGPHGPPEVFTRFAAAVEAGYARHHHVLDYVPEVHASARTIDRAVRQVTGGSAKRFLDDRIALEARRRLTTSDTTVAALSQRLGFVDASNFVKFYRRMTGRTPGADTAPPLTSDG; encoded by the coding sequence GTGCTCGGTGTCGGATACGCGGCGGCGGGGACGGCGGCGTCGGTCCCGATCGAGGTGCGCCGCTTTCCGGCGACACCGGTGCTGGCCGGGCCGGTGTCCCGGCAGCCGGTGCGGCCGGACTTCCACGTCGTCGGGCTGGTCACGGGCGGGTCGGGGCGGCACGAGATCGACTTCCGGCCGGCCCGGCTGGCGGCGGGAGCGGTGTTCTGGGTACGGCCGGGGCAGGTCCACCACGTCGTGGACCACGCCGGCCTGCACGGCGTTCTGCTGCTGTTCACCGGAGACGTCCTGGTCCCGGGCACCACGGTGGCCGCCTTCGCGGACAGCGCCGCCCGGGCCGCGCAGGCCGCACAGGCATCGCAGTGGCGGGCCGATCCGCGCGACGCCCTCACCCGGATCGGGATCGAGCACCTGGAAGTGCTGCTCGCGCGCGGTCCGGACCGCCGTGACGCCGCCGACGCGCTCCGGCTCGCGTTGGCCCCACTGGTGGGCGCGGCGCCGCGGGTGGCGGCCGGGCCGCACGGCCCGCCGGAGGTCTTCACGCGCTTCGCGGCAGCCGTGGAGGCCGGCTACGCCCGCCACCACCACGTCCTCGACTACGTGCCCGAGGTGCACGCCAGCGCACGCACCATCGACCGGGCCGTACGCCAGGTCACGGGCGGCAGCGCCAAGCGCTTCCTGGACGACCGGATCGCCCTGGAGGCACGGCGCCGGCTCACCACCTCCGACACGACCGTGGCGGCCCTCTCCCAGCGGCTCGGATTCGTGGACGCCTCCAACTTCGTCAAGTTCTACCGCCGCATGACCGGCCGGACCCCGGGCGCCGACACCGCGCCGCCCCTCACCAGCGACGGCTGA